The nucleotide sequence GAAATCTCTCCCGATGAGCCTGTAGTTAAAGCGATCGAAAGGGCTTTGATATATCTTGGCCAAAGGCCTGAGTTGAAAGGAAAGGATGCAACGACCGATGGGCATATCTTTGTCAATAAAGCACACATACCAGCCGCTATCTTTGGTCCTGGTGATGAATCTTTGGCCCATACAAATTATGAATACGTGGAAATTAATAAAGTACTTATAGCAGCGAAAGCATACGCACTTATCGCCCTCGATCTGTTAGGTTAAATAGGTTAAATCTGCAATACAACTATCAACCTATCAAATCTTACCGAATCGAATAAATTTAATAATTTTTTATGAAGTTTTCTTATCCTTCCATTCACGATAAGTATAGTAATCCACGTATTCTCTGTGAGGATTCTCGATCTGATCTTGCACCTTAATCAACCTTTCTCTCTTACTCTCAATATTCTTCGTAACGGTAAAGATGTATGCATCACTCCCTGCTCCTGAACCATAGCTCACCATCAGTATTTTATCGTTAGGTTCAGAGATATCGAGGACGGCTCCAAGAGCAGCCAGGCTCGATCCAGAGTAAAGATTCCCGATCTTCTTCACGATCAACCCTGGCTCGATCTGCTCCCTCTCAAATCCTACCTGAAGGGCAGCGGCCATCGGAAACTTTGCATTTGGCGAATGTAAGACTACATAATCGATATCTTTTGGAGATAGGTTCGTATCTTTTAAAGCTCTCTTCATCACTGTACAGACATGCTTAAAGTAAGCAGGTTCCCCTGTGAATCTACCACCGTGTCTCGGATACTCCCATCCATCCCTTCTGTAAAAATCGGGCGTGTCGGAAGTATATGAAATATAGTAATCTAGAGTTGCGATGACATCTCTCTTACCGATGATGAAAGCTGCCGCTCCTGCACCTACACTTAAATCTAAAGCATCACCGGGGGCTGCTTGTGCATTATCGGAGCCTATGATCATTACATACTCGCCATTAAATGTTGGGTAATTCACCAATGCTGCGGCATCGATTATTAAATCTGTAGCCGCTTTACATGCAAATTGAGTATCTACACCACCTGAAAAGAATCCTCCATCAAATTCTTCACCGAGTTCTAAAACCTGGGCAACGGTAGCCATCGATGGTTTTACCACGTACGGTGTCGACTCTGAACCTATATAGCACTTCTTTATATATCGGCTATCGATCGCCGAGTGGATTAAAGCCCTTTTACCCGCTTCTACAGCGAAGGTTGTCGTGTCTTCATCAGCGAAAGGAACTGCCCTCTCTAAAATACCCAACTCTTTCGAATCTTCGTCACCCTTTATTCTAAACTTCGGTATATAAATACCATATCCCACTATACCCGGTTTATCTTCCTTCTCAGAAGGTCTCATCACTTTATACTCCTGGTAAGGATAGTAATCATCTTCGAATGAGAAGTTAAAGCTTGAGTAGTAAATCAGTCCACTACTCCCATCCTCATAGATCCTTCTAAATCTCGGTATGACCCCTTTTCCGATATATTGGCTAATATCTACCTCATCGTTATTCTTCAACCGATGATCGGTGATTCTACCCGGAATCTTCACAGCTCCATCATCGAATGAGGCTATGCATGAGATGAAAGATTTAAGGTGATTGAACTTGTTCGTAGGTTTACGGATTACAGAACCGGTGTAGAAAACACCTTTGCTATAAAAATAATCATTCTCCGCCATTTTACTCATCCTTCCCTCAACGTTGCAGAAGGATTTGGGAGGGAAGTAGACTTTACCGCACATCTCACACTTACTCGCTTTAATTCGATAATCTATCATGATCTTCCTTCTTGTAATCGGCTCACTCATAGATCTCTCACCAATATATGAACATTCGCTATACCACCAGTCCCGCCTATATTATGACATAAGCATGCGTTCAGATCACCATCTACATCGACCTGGTTGCTACCGGCCTCGCCTCTAAGCTGTTTGAAACATTCATACACTTGCCTTACTCCAGTCGCACCTATCGGATGGCCATCGGCCTTCAAACCTCCACCCGGGTTTACGATCATTTCACTTCCATTATTCACGTAAGGTATATGCTTCGATCTATTGAAAGAATTGTAACTTTCATATACAACTTGCCACGCTTTACCTTTTTCAACAAAGCCCGAATCTTCGAGGAATAATACTTCTCCTATCGTGAAGCAATCGTGCACCTCTGCAATTTTAATATCACGGATGGAAAGTTTCGATTCGTTCAAAGCTTTCTTAACGGCTATTTGAGTAGCATACATTTCAGTCATACTTGCTCTACTGTAGAGTGAAATATCATCCGTAGCCTGGCTACTGCCCACGATATAGATGGGTGTATCGGTATACTTCTTCGCCAATTCTGGTTTGACTAGAATTACCGCTACAGCGCCATCTGTGATCGGTGCACAATGAAGGAGTCGAATGGGGTCTGCGATCAATGGCGAATTCAACACTTTATCGACGGTAACTTCGAATCTGTACTGTGCGTATGGGTTATTTACGGCATGGTGGTGATTCTTACACGCTATTTGGGCTAGAGCCTCCTTACACCTTCCATCACCACGCCCATACTCATAGATGTATCGTGCCA is from Nitrososphaerales archaeon and encodes:
- a CDS encoding hydroxymethylglutaryl-CoA synthase, whose amino-acid sequence is MSEPITRRKIMIDYRIKASKCEMCGKVYFPPKSFCNVEGRMSKMAENDYFYSKGVFYTGSVIRKPTNKFNHLKSFISCIASFDDGAVKIPGRITDHRLKNNDEVDISQYIGKGVIPRFRRIYEDGSSGLIYYSSFNFSFEDDYYPYQEYKVMRPSEKEDKPGIVGYGIYIPKFRIKGDEDSKELGILERAVPFADEDTTTFAVEAGKRALIHSAIDSRYIKKCYIGSESTPYVVKPSMATVAQVLELGEEFDGGFFSGGVDTQFACKAATDLIIDAAALVNYPTFNGEYVMIIGSDNAQAAPGDALDLSVGAGAAAFIIGKRDVIATLDYYISYTSDTPDFYRRDGWEYPRHGGRFTGEPAYFKHVCTVMKRALKDTNLSPKDIDYVVLHSPNAKFPMAAALQVGFEREQIEPGLIVKKIGNLYSGSSLAALGAVLDISEPNDKILMVSYGSGAGSDAYIFTVTKNIESKRERLIKVQDQIENPHREYVDYYTYREWKDKKTS
- a CDS encoding M20/M25/M40 family metallo-hydrolase, translated to MKNRDPNFQASVRIISHADPYEISPDEPVVKAIERALIYLGQRPELKGKDATTDGHIFVNKAHIPAAIFGPGDESLAHTNYEYVEINKVLIAAKAYALIALDLLG